One Mangrovimonas cancribranchiae DNA segment encodes these proteins:
- the rplO gene encoding 50S ribosomal protein L15, protein MDLSNLKPAEGSVNNNAKRVGRGQGSGKGGTATRGHKGAKSRSGYSKKIGFEGGQMPLQRRVPKFGFTNRNRVSYQGVNLDTIQQLVDEKKITDTLDFETMVSLRLARKNELVKILGRGELKSKVKVSAHKFTASAQAAIEGAGGEAVTL, encoded by the coding sequence ATGGATTTAAGTAATTTAAAACCTGCTGAAGGTTCAGTTAATAACAACGCAAAACGCGTTGGACGCGGACAAGGATCCGGAAAAGGTGGCACTGCAACAAGAGGTCACAAAGGAGCAAAGTCTCGTTCTGGATATTCTAAGAAAATAGGATTTGAAGGAGGGCAAATGCCACTTCAAAGACGTGTGCCTAAATTTGGTTTTACTAATAGAAACCGTGTAAGCTATCAAGGTGTAAACTTAGATACAATACAACAATTAGTAGACGAAAAAAAGATAACCGATACTTTAGATTTTGAAACGATGGTTTCTTTAAGATTAGCTAGAAAGAATGAACTAGTAAAAATCTTAGGAAGAGGCGAATTAAAATCAAAAGTAAAAGTATCTGCTCATAAGTTTACTGCGTCAGCTCAAGCAGCTATTGAAGGTGCTGGAGGCGAAGCTGTAACTTTATAA
- the rpsD gene encoding 30S ribosomal protein S4 has protein sequence MARYTGPKTKIARKFGEAIFGEDKSFEKRNYPPGQHGANKRRGKKSEYAIQLQEKQKAKYTYGILERQFRNMFKKATAAPGITGEVLLQLCESRLDNVVYRMGISPSRRGARQLVSHRHITVNGNLVNIPSYQLKAGDVVGVREKSKSLESIANSLANSSNVYEWITWNNELKEGTYVSVPARLQIPENINEQFIVELYSK, from the coding sequence ATGGCAAGATATACTGGTCCTAAAACTAAAATAGCTCGTAAATTTGGTGAAGCTATTTTTGGAGAAGATAAATCTTTTGAGAAAAGAAATTATCCTCCAGGTCAACACGGTGCAAACAAACGTCGTGGAAAAAAATCTGAATACGCAATTCAGTTACAAGAAAAACAAAAAGCTAAGTATACTTACGGTATCTTAGAACGTCAATTTAGAAACATGTTTAAAAAAGCAACTGCAGCTCCTGGAATTACAGGTGAAGTATTATTGCAATTATGTGAATCTAGATTAGACAATGTAGTTTACAGAATGGGAATTTCTCCTTCTCGTCGTGGTGCTAGACAATTAGTTTCTCACAGACACATTACTGTAAATGGAAACTTAGTAAACATTCCTTCTTACCAATTAAAAGCTGGCGATGTTGTAGGTGTAAGAGAAAAATCAAAATCACTTGAATCAATCGCTAATTCTTTAGCAAATTCAAGCAACGTATACGAATGGATTACTTGGAATAACGAATTAAAAGAAGGAACATATGTTTCAGTTCCTGCTAGACTTCAAATTCCTGAAAATATCAACGAGCAATTCATCGTCGAATTATATTCTAAATAA
- the rplQ gene encoding 50S ribosomal protein L17, with amino-acid sequence MRHGKKFNHLGRKTAHRKAMLANMACSLIEHKRINTTVAKAKALKQFVEPLVTKSKEDTTHNRRVVFSKLRQKDAVAELFREVAPKVGDRPGGYTRIIKLGNRLGDNADMAMIELVDYNDTYNPSGTAKKKTRRSRRGGGSKPTAAAAKPEASNEEE; translated from the coding sequence ATGAGACACGGAAAGAAATTTAACCATTTAGGTAGAAAAACAGCTCATAGAAAAGCAATGCTTGCTAATATGGCTTGTTCTTTAATCGAACACAAACGCATTAATACTACCGTAGCAAAAGCTAAAGCGCTTAAACAATTTGTTGAGCCATTAGTAACAAAGTCTAAAGAAGATACTACTCACAACAGAAGAGTTGTTTTTTCTAAATTAAGACAAAAAGATGCTGTAGCTGAGCTTTTTAGAGAAGTTGCACCTAAAGTTGGTGATAGACCAGGCGGATATACTAGAATTATCAAATTAGGTAATCGTTTAGGTGATAATGCAGATATGGCAATGATCGAGTTAGTTGACTACAACGATACTTATAACCCATCTGGAACAGCTAAAAAGAAAACTCGTAGAAGTAGAAGAGGCGGTGGTAGTAAGCCTACTGCAGCAGCGGCTAAGCCAGAAGCTTCAAACGAAGAAGAATAA
- the rpsK gene encoding 30S ribosomal protein S11 has protein sequence MAKSNTKKRKVIVDAVGEAHITASFNNIIISLTNKKGDVISWSSAGKMGFRGSKKNTPYAAQLAAEDAAGVAQEAGLKKVKVYVKGPGNGRESAIRSIHNAGIEVTEIIDVTPLPHNGCRPPKRRRV, from the coding sequence ATGGCAAAGTCAAATACAAAGAAACGTAAAGTTATTGTAGACGCAGTTGGAGAAGCTCATATTACAGCTTCTTTCAATAACATAATCATCTCTCTTACCAACAAAAAAGGTGACGTAATTTCATGGTCATCAGCTGGTAAAATGGGATTTAGAGGATCTAAGAAAAACACACCTTATGCTGCTCAATTAGCTGCTGAAGATGCTGCAGGAGTAGCACAAGAAGCTGGATTGAAAAAAGTAAAAGTTTACGTTAAAGGTCCTGGAAATGGTAGAGAATCTGCTATTCGTTCTATCCACAATGCAGGTATAGAAGTAACAGAAATTATTGATGTTACACCATTACCACATAACGGATGTAGACCTCCAAAACGTAGAAGAGTTTAA
- the rpsM gene encoding 30S ribosomal protein S13, which yields MARIAGVDIPKHKRGVISLTYIYGVGKSRAKDILAEAKVDENTKVQDWNDDQISSIRAAVANYTIEGELRSETQLNIKRLMDIGCYRGIRHRAGLPLRGQRTKNNSRTRKGKRKTVANKKMATK from the coding sequence ATGGCAAGAATTGCAGGTGTAGACATACCAAAACACAAAAGAGGTGTTATCTCTTTAACTTACATCTACGGTGTAGGAAAAAGTAGAGCAAAAGACATTTTAGCAGAGGCTAAAGTTGATGAAAACACTAAGGTTCAAGATTGGAACGACGATCAAATTAGTAGCATTCGTGCTGCTGTAGCAAACTATACTATTGAAGGTGAGCTACGTTCTGAAACACAATTAAACATTAAGCGATTAATGGATATAGGATGTTACAGAGGAATTCGTCATAGAGCGGGACTTCCATTAAGAGGTCAACGTACTAAAAACAACTCTAGAACAAGAAAAGGTAAAAGAAAAACGGTTGCTAACAAGAAAATGGCAACTAAGTAA
- the rplR gene encoding 50S ribosomal protein L18, producing MALTKNERRQRIKNRVRKIVSGTEARPRLSVFRSNKEIYAQIVDDVTGKTIASSSSRDKEISSAKGTKTEVATLVGKSVAEKALKAGVETISFDRGGYLYHGRVKSLAEGAREAGLKF from the coding sequence ATGGCATTAACAAAGAACGAAAGAAGACAAAGAATAAAGAACAGAGTTCGTAAAATAGTTTCTGGAACAGAAGCTAGACCAAGATTATCTGTTTTTAGAAGTAATAAAGAAATTTATGCTCAAATAGTTGACGATGTAACAGGAAAAACCATTGCATCATCATCATCAAGAGATAAAGAAATTAGTTCTGCTAAAGGAACCAAAACTGAAGTTGCTACATTAGTAGGAAAGTCGGTTGCTGAAAAAGCCCTTAAAGCAGGTGTAGAAACCATTTCTTTTGATAGAGGTGGGTACTTATATCACGGTAGAGTAAAATCATTAGCTGAAGGAGCTAGAGAAGCAGGACTTAAATTCTAA
- the rpmD gene encoding 50S ribosomal protein L30 produces MAKIKVTKVKSAINRTQRQKRTLEALGLKKIGQVVEHDATPNILGMVNKVKHLVSVEETK; encoded by the coding sequence ATGGCAAAGATTAAAGTTACAAAAGTAAAAAGTGCAATCAACCGTACCCAAAGACAAAAAAGAACCCTAGAAGCATTAGGACTTAAAAAAATTGGTCAAGTAGTTGAGCACGATGCCACACCAAACATCCTTGGTATGGTTAATAAAGTTAAACATTTAGTTTCTGTAGAAGAAACAAAATAA
- the rpsE gene encoding 30S ribosomal protein S5 has translation MYQKYKSAELVKPGGLDLKDRLVGVQRVTKVTKGGRAFGFSAIVVVGDEAGVVGHGLGKSKDVASAISKAVEDAKKNLVRIPLVKGTLPHEQKGKYGGARVNIIPAAPGTGVIAGGAVRTVLEAVGVHDVLSKSQGSSNPHNVVKATFDALLQLRDAKAVARERGISLEKLYKG, from the coding sequence ATGTATCAAAAATATAAAAGCGCAGAATTAGTAAAACCAGGTGGATTAGATCTTAAAGATCGTTTAGTTGGTGTACAAAGAGTAACAAAAGTAACTAAAGGTGGTAGAGCATTTGGTTTCTCAGCAATCGTAGTGGTTGGAGACGAAGCAGGTGTTGTTGGACACGGTTTAGGGAAGTCTAAAGACGTAGCAAGTGCTATCTCTAAAGCTGTAGAAGACGCTAAGAAAAACTTAGTTCGTATCCCATTAGTTAAAGGAACACTACCTCACGAGCAAAAAGGTAAATACGGCGGAGCAAGAGTAAACATTATTCCTGCTGCACCTGGTACCGGAGTTATTGCTGGTGGTGCTGTAAGAACTGTTTTAGAAGCAGTTGGTGTACATGATGTATTATCAAAATCTCAAGGGTCATCAAACCCACATAATGTAGTAAAAGCAACTTTCGATGCGTTACTTCAATTAAGAGATGCAAAAGCAGTTGCAAGAGAAAGAGGAATCTCTCTTGAGAAATTGTATAAAGGTTAA
- the infA gene encoding translation initiation factor IF-1 gives MAKQAPIEQDGTIIEALSNAMFRVELENGHIVTAHISGKMRMHYIKLLPGDKVKLEMSPYDLTKARITYRY, from the coding sequence ATGGCAAAACAAGCACCTATAGAACAAGATGGAACAATTATAGAAGCATTGTCTAATGCAATGTTTCGCGTAGAGTTAGAGAATGGTCACATTGTGACAGCTCATATCTCAGGAAAAATGAGAATGCACTACATAAAATTGTTACCAGGAGACAAAGTAAAATTAGAAATGAGCCCTTACGATTTAACTAAGGCTCGCATAACTTATAGATACTAA
- the ykgO gene encoding type B 50S ribosomal protein L36: MKVRASVKKRSADCKIVRRKGRLYVINKKNPRFKQRQG; this comes from the coding sequence ATGAAAGTAAGAGCATCAGTAAAAAAAAGAAGCGCAGATTGTAAAATCGTGCGTAGAAAAGGTAGACTTTACGTAATCAACAAAAAGAATCCTAGATTCAAACAAAGACAAGGATAA
- the carA gene encoding glutamine-hydrolyzing carbamoyl-phosphate synthase small subunit: MKYKKREKALILLADGTIFYGKSVGGKKGTSFGEICFNTGMTGYQEIFTDPSYYGQLMVTTNAHIGNYGANTEEVESDSIKIAGLICRNFSYEYSRVNADFSLEEFLNKHNLLAISDVDTRALVSYIRDNGAMNAVISTDVDNIEGLKKQLADVPNMNGLELASKVSTKEPYYFGNENASYKIAALDIGIKTNILRNFAERDAYIKVFPYNTSFEEMQSWNPDGYFLSNGPGDPEPLQEAQALAREVLDKNLPLFGICLGHQVIALANGISTYKMHNGHRGINHPVKNLVTGKGEITSQNHGFAINREDTEAHPDIEITHVHLNDNTVAGIKMKNKNCFSVQYHPEASPGPHDASYLFDQFMKNIKNK, from the coding sequence ATGAAGTACAAGAAAAGAGAAAAAGCCCTTATTTTACTAGCCGATGGTACCATTTTTTACGGTAAATCGGTTGGCGGAAAAAAAGGAACTTCCTTTGGAGAAATATGCTTTAATACAGGTATGACTGGGTATCAAGAAATTTTTACAGATCCATCATACTACGGTCAACTAATGGTTACCACAAATGCACATATAGGTAACTATGGTGCAAATACAGAAGAAGTAGAATCCGATTCCATAAAGATTGCAGGTTTAATATGTAGAAACTTTAGTTATGAATATTCGAGAGTTAATGCCGATTTTTCTCTAGAAGAATTCTTAAATAAACATAACTTATTAGCTATTTCAGATGTCGATACAAGAGCTTTAGTTAGTTATATTAGAGATAATGGTGCTATGAATGCCGTTATATCAACCGATGTAGATAATATAGAAGGCCTTAAAAAGCAATTGGCAGATGTGCCAAATATGAATGGGTTAGAATTAGCTTCTAAAGTATCAACCAAAGAACCGTATTATTTTGGCAATGAAAACGCCTCTTATAAAATTGCTGCTTTAGATATAGGAATTAAAACAAATATACTTAGAAACTTTGCAGAAAGAGATGCCTATATAAAAGTATTCCCTTACAATACATCTTTCGAAGAGATGCAATCTTGGAATCCAGATGGCTATTTCTTATCAAATGGTCCTGGAGATCCAGAACCATTGCAAGAAGCCCAGGCTTTAGCTAGGGAAGTTTTGGATAAAAATTTACCTTTATTTGGTATTTGTTTAGGACATCAAGTTATAGCATTAGCAAATGGTATATCAACATATAAAATGCATAATGGCCACCGCGGCATTAACCATCCTGTTAAAAACTTAGTAACAGGTAAAGGAGAAATTACTTCTCAAAATCACGGTTTTGCCATTAATAGAGAAGATACCGAAGCTCATCCAGATATTGAGATTACCCATGTTCATCTTAACGATAACACGGTAGCAGGTATTAAAATGAAAAATAAAAACTGTTTTTCAGTTCAGTATCATCCAGAAGCTAGTCCTGGACCACACGATGCGTCGTATCTTTTCGACCAGTTTATGAAAAATATCAAGAATAAATAA
- a CDS encoding DNA-directed RNA polymerase subunit alpha, whose amino-acid sequence MAVFNFQKPDKVIMIDSTDFEGKFEFRPLEPGYGLTVGNALRRVLLSSLEGFAITSVRMEGVDHEFSTISGVVEDVTEIILNLKQVRFKRQIEDVDNESVSIAISGQEQITAGDFQKFISGFQVLNPELVICNLDSKVNINMEITIEKGRGYVPAEENKKASAPVGTIFTDSIYTPIKNVKYSIENYRVEQKTDYEKLVFEIITDGSINPQDALTEAAKTLIHHFMLFSDERITLEADEIAQTETYDEESLHMRQLLKTKLVDMDLSVRALNCLKAAEVDTLGDLVSYNKNDLMKFRNFGKKSLTELEELVSVKGLSFGMDLSKYKLDKE is encoded by the coding sequence ATGGCTGTATTTAATTTTCAGAAACCAGATAAAGTAATCATGATCGACTCGACAGATTTCGAAGGTAAATTCGAATTCCGTCCTTTAGAGCCTGGTTACGGATTAACAGTAGGAAATGCTTTAAGACGTGTGTTATTATCTTCTTTAGAAGGTTTTGCAATCACATCGGTTAGAATGGAAGGCGTTGACCACGAATTCTCAACCATTTCAGGTGTTGTAGAAGACGTAACAGAAATCATTCTTAATTTAAAACAAGTACGTTTTAAAAGACAAATAGAAGATGTAGATAACGAATCTGTATCAATAGCAATTTCTGGACAAGAGCAAATTACTGCTGGCGATTTCCAAAAATTTATCTCAGGATTCCAAGTGTTAAACCCAGAATTAGTTATTTGTAACTTAGATTCTAAGGTTAACATTAACATGGAAATTACTATAGAAAAAGGAAGAGGTTATGTTCCTGCAGAGGAAAATAAAAAGGCATCTGCACCAGTAGGTACCATTTTTACCGATTCTATTTACACTCCTATAAAGAATGTAAAATATAGTATTGAAAACTATCGTGTAGAGCAAAAAACAGATTACGAAAAATTAGTTTTTGAAATTATTACAGATGGTTCTATAAATCCACAAGATGCTTTAACTGAAGCTGCAAAAACACTAATTCACCACTTTATGTTATTCTCAGATGAAAGAATAACTCTTGAAGCTGATGAAATTGCACAAACAGAAACTTATGATGAAGAATCACTTCACATGAGACAACTACTTAAAACTAAATTAGTAGACATGGATCTTTCTGTACGTGCTTTAAACTGTTTAAAAGCAGCCGAAGTAGATACTCTAGGAGATTTAGTATCATACAATAAGAACGATTTAATGAAATTCCGAAACTTTGGAAAAAAATCATTAACAGAACTAGAAGAGTTAGTTAGTGTAAAAGGCTTAAGTTTTGGTATGGATTTATCAAAGTATAAATTAGATAAAGAATAA
- the rplF gene encoding 50S ribosomal protein L6, protein MSRIGNSPIAIPEGVTVDVKDNVVTVKGKLGELTQEFSAVTVKVEEGNLTVERSSEKKDEKSKHGLYRALINNMIEGVSKGWTKELELVGVGYRASNQGQKLDLALGFSHNIVLDLAPEVKVETISEKGKNPRIKLTSHDKQLVGQVAAKIRSFRKPEPYKGKGVKFVGEQIRRKAGKSA, encoded by the coding sequence ATGTCAAGAATAGGTAATAGCCCAATAGCAATCCCAGAAGGAGTAACAGTAGACGTTAAAGATAACGTTGTTACAGTAAAAGGGAAGTTAGGAGAATTAACCCAAGAATTTTCAGCTGTAACTGTAAAAGTTGAAGAAGGAAATTTAACGGTTGAACGTTCTTCTGAGAAAAAAGATGAAAAATCGAAACACGGTTTATACAGAGCTTTAATCAATAACATGATTGAAGGTGTTTCTAAAGGTTGGACAAAAGAATTAGAGTTAGTAGGAGTAGGATATAGAGCAAGTAACCAAGGTCAAAAATTAGATCTAGCCTTAGGTTTCTCTCATAATATCGTTTTAGACCTTGCCCCAGAGGTGAAAGTTGAAACTATCTCTGAAAAAGGAAAGAACCCAAGAATCAAGCTAACATCTCACGATAAACAACTTGTAGGACAAGTAGCTGCAAAAATTCGTTCTTTCCGTAAGCCAGAACCTTATAAAGGAAAAGGAGTGAAATTTGTTGGTGAACAAATTAGAAGAAAAGCAGGTAAATCAGCATAA
- the secY gene encoding preprotein translocase subunit SecY has translation MKFIETIKNVWKIEELRNRIILTLGLLLVYRFGAQVVLPGIDAAQLESLQSNTETGLLGLLNAFTGGAFANASVFALGIMPYISASIVVQLMGIAIPYLQKLQKEGASGQKKITQITRWLTIAICLVQAPGYLASLPTAFGIPQSAFLLGTGGLFYFSSIVILVTGCIFAMWLGEKITDKGIGNGISLLIMVGIIATLPKAFLQNASSRLEGNNVMLILFELVIWLVIILASIMLVMAVRKIAVQYARRTASGGYEKNVFGSRQYIPLKLNASGVMPIIFAQAIMFVPGLIGGTSLMKDSAVGQWLQTQFADIFGFWYNLVFALLIIVFTYFYTAITVPTNKMADDLKRSGGFIPGIRPGSETSEYLDKIMSQITLPGSIFLALIAIFPAIIVKVLNVQSGWALFFGGTSLLIMVGVAIDTMQQVNSYLLNRHYDGLMKTGKNRKAVA, from the coding sequence ATGAAGTTTATAGAAACAATAAAGAACGTTTGGAAAATAGAAGAACTAAGAAACAGAATTATACTAACCCTAGGTCTGTTATTAGTTTACCGTTTTGGTGCACAAGTAGTTTTACCTGGTATTGATGCTGCTCAATTAGAGAGCCTGCAAAGTAATACAGAGACAGGATTGTTAGGATTACTTAATGCGTTTACCGGAGGAGCATTTGCAAATGCATCGGTTTTTGCTTTAGGTATTATGCCTTACATTTCGGCTTCTATTGTGGTACAGTTAATGGGAATTGCTATTCCTTACTTACAAAAACTACAAAAAGAAGGCGCTAGTGGTCAAAAGAAAATAACACAAATTACACGTTGGTTAACCATTGCTATATGTTTGGTGCAAGCACCAGGATACTTAGCTAGTTTACCAACGGCATTTGGAATTCCTCAAAGTGCCTTTTTATTAGGGACAGGAGGATTATTCTATTTTTCATCTATAGTTATTTTAGTAACAGGTTGTATATTTGCAATGTGGTTAGGTGAAAAAATCACTGATAAAGGTATTGGTAATGGTATATCGCTATTAATTATGGTAGGTATTATTGCAACTTTACCTAAAGCATTCTTACAAAATGCCTCTTCAAGATTAGAAGGAAACAATGTAATGTTAATCCTTTTTGAATTGGTAATTTGGTTAGTGATTATCTTAGCTTCTATAATGTTAGTAATGGCTGTTAGAAAAATAGCCGTTCAATATGCAAGACGAACAGCTTCTGGTGGCTACGAGAAAAATGTATTTGGATCAAGACAATATATTCCATTAAAGTTAAATGCTTCTGGAGTAATGCCAATTATATTTGCTCAAGCTATTATGTTTGTACCAGGTTTAATAGGAGGAACATCTTTAATGAAAGATTCTGCTGTAGGACAATGGTTGCAAACTCAGTTTGCTGACATATTTGGATTTTGGTATAATTTAGTATTTGCCTTATTAATTATAGTATTTACATACTTCTATACGGCAATTACAGTACCAACAAACAAAATGGCTGATGATTTAAAACGAAGCGGCGGGTTTATACCAGGTATAAGACCAGGTAGTGAAACGTCGGAATATTTAGATAAAATAATGTCTCAAATAACCTTACCAGGATCTATATTCTTAGCTCTAATAGCAATTTTCCCTGCTATTATTGTTAAGGTGTTAAATGTACAATCTGGTTGGGCCCTATTTTTTGGAGGAACATCATTGTTGATTATGGTAGGAGTTGCAATCGATACCATGCAGCAAGTAAATTCTTATTTATTGAATAGACATTATGATGGCTTGATGAAAACAGGTAAAAATAGAAAAGCAGTCGCTTAA
- the eno gene encoding phosphopyruvate hydratase, with amino-acid sequence MSIIVNIHARQILDSRGNPTVEVDVVTENGILGRAAVPSGASTGEHEAVELRDGGNDYMGKGVSKAVENVNTIIAQELLGVSVLEQALIDQIMIEIDGTPNKSKLGANAILGVSLAVAKAAANELNMPLYRYVGGVSAKTLPVPMMNIINGGSHSDAPIAFQEFMVMPVKAKNFTHAMQMGTEIFHNLKKVLHNRGLSTAVGDEGGFAPTLEGGTEDALDTIAKAVDKAGYKLGDEVMIALDCASAEFYVDGKYDYTKFEGDKGQVRTSEEQAQYLADLCAKYPIISIEDGMDENDWDGWKLLTEKVGDKVQLVGDDLFVTNVERLSRGIENGIANSILIKVNQIGTLTETIAAVNMAHNAGYTSVMSHRSGETEDNTIADLAVALNTGQIKTGSASRSDRMAKYNQLLRIEEELGDIAYYPKENAFKVS; translated from the coding sequence ATGAGTATTATAGTAAACATTCATGCAAGACAAATATTAGATTCAAGAGGAAACCCAACTGTAGAAGTTGATGTAGTTACCGAAAACGGTATTTTAGGACGAGCTGCTGTTCCATCGGGAGCATCAACAGGAGAACACGAAGCTGTAGAGTTACGTGATGGTGGTAACGATTATATGGGAAAAGGCGTATCAAAAGCCGTAGAAAATGTTAATACTATAATAGCACAAGAGCTTTTAGGAGTATCTGTTTTAGAGCAAGCGCTTATCGATCAAATTATGATTGAGATAGACGGAACACCTAATAAATCAAAATTAGGAGCTAATGCTATCCTTGGTGTATCTTTGGCAGTTGCCAAAGCTGCAGCAAACGAATTAAACATGCCATTGTATCGTTATGTTGGCGGTGTTTCAGCAAAAACGTTACCCGTTCCTATGATGAATATTATTAATGGTGGTTCTCATAGTGATGCCCCAATTGCATTTCAAGAGTTTATGGTTATGCCTGTAAAAGCAAAGAATTTTACACATGCTATGCAAATGGGAACCGAAATTTTTCATAACCTTAAAAAGGTACTTCACAATCGAGGTTTAAGCACTGCAGTAGGAGATGAAGGTGGTTTTGCACCAACTTTAGAAGGCGGAACAGAAGATGCCTTAGATACGATAGCTAAAGCTGTAGATAAAGCAGGATATAAATTAGGCGATGAAGTCATGATTGCTTTAGATTGTGCTTCAGCCGAATTTTATGTTGATGGTAAATACGATTACACAAAGTTTGAAGGCGATAAAGGACAAGTAAGAACATCTGAAGAACAAGCACAATATCTAGCCGATTTATGTGCCAAATATCCAATTATTTCAATAGAAGATGGAATGGATGAAAACGATTGGGACGGATGGAAGCTCTTAACAGAAAAAGTTGGCGATAAAGTACAACTTGTAGGAGACGATTTATTTGTAACAAACGTAGAGCGTTTATCTAGAGGAATTGAAAATGGTATTGCAAACTCCATCTTAATTAAAGTAAATCAAATAGGAACTTTAACCGAAACCATTGCGGCTGTTAATATGGCGCATAATGCAGGCTACACGTCTGTAATGTCTCATAGATCTGGAGAAACCGAAGATAATACCATTGCCGATTTAGCAGTAGCTTTAAATACGGGGCAAATAAAAACAGGTTCGGCCTCACGTAGCGACCGTATGGCAAAATATAATCAATTATTAAGAATAGAAGAAGAATTAGGAGATATTGCTTACTATCCAAAGGAAAACGCCTTTAAAGTAAGCTAA